The following coding sequences lie in one Pseudarthrobacter phenanthrenivorans Sphe3 genomic window:
- the pta gene encoding phosphate acetyltransferase, giving the protein MAKGIYVSATTPGSGKSLVALGLADTLHRHADRIGFFKPVVHGPDAAADPMVALMKSRFALEDERCRGGLTYTEVRNLLAEGNRAEIDARCVEIFADISRHCDVVIVEGTDLVGQDSAVEFDLNARLANNLATPVVAVVGAKGLTVAEAAAAVEVARKELAAERCTLLAILVNRADPEDVEGIAAEVKPGASKRPVYVLPELEEIARPTTGEVATALGVRQIAGRRDMERDVKDIKVAAMNVGNFLNVLDDGALVIVPGDRADVMVACLAASFSPEFPVASALILTGGLAPDANIYPLLAQAPFPVFAAKEDTYTTARRVSEVRSEIWSGHRRKVASALGLWSRRVDETELVERLHLPRAERMTPLRFLHDLIERARSQRRHVVLPEGTDVRILRAAEILHRRDVCDLTVLGPEPDVRELASANGIDLTGINIVDPATSDLRQKFAEKYAELRAHKGVDLAKALEIMQDVSYFGTMMVQLGVVDGMVSGAAHTTAHTIRPALEFVKTRPGVKIVSSVFLMLMPDRVLVYGDCAVNPDPNVEQLADIALASAETAEQFGVEPRVAMLSYSTGGSGSGEAVDEVRQATELVRQRRPDLAVEGPIQYDAAVDASIAQSKMPGSSVAGQATVFIFPDLNTGNNTYKAVQQSSGAVAVGPVLQGLRKPVNDLSRGCTVEDIVNTVAITAIQAQAPAS; this is encoded by the coding sequence ATGGCCAAAGGCATCTATGTCAGCGCAACCACCCCCGGCTCGGGCAAGTCACTCGTGGCCCTGGGTCTGGCGGACACCCTGCACCGGCACGCGGACAGGATCGGCTTCTTCAAGCCGGTGGTCCACGGCCCGGATGCCGCGGCCGATCCCATGGTGGCGCTGATGAAGTCCCGCTTCGCGCTGGAGGATGAGCGGTGCCGCGGCGGCCTGACTTACACCGAAGTCCGGAACCTGCTGGCGGAGGGAAACCGGGCCGAGATCGACGCCCGCTGCGTGGAGATCTTCGCTGACATCTCACGCCACTGCGACGTGGTGATCGTGGAGGGGACGGACCTCGTGGGCCAGGACTCCGCCGTCGAATTCGACCTCAATGCCCGGTTGGCCAACAACCTGGCCACCCCCGTGGTGGCCGTGGTGGGTGCCAAAGGACTGACTGTTGCCGAGGCCGCCGCCGCTGTCGAGGTCGCCCGCAAGGAACTCGCCGCTGAACGTTGCACGCTGCTGGCCATCCTGGTGAACCGCGCGGACCCGGAGGACGTGGAAGGCATCGCTGCGGAAGTGAAGCCCGGCGCCTCCAAGCGTCCCGTATACGTCCTGCCTGAGCTGGAGGAGATCGCACGCCCCACCACCGGCGAGGTGGCCACCGCGCTGGGCGTGCGGCAGATCGCCGGGCGCCGGGACATGGAGCGCGACGTGAAGGACATCAAGGTGGCGGCCATGAACGTTGGCAACTTCCTGAACGTGCTCGACGACGGTGCCCTGGTCATCGTGCCGGGGGACCGCGCGGACGTGATGGTGGCCTGCCTGGCGGCGTCGTTCTCGCCCGAGTTTCCCGTGGCGTCCGCGCTCATCCTCACGGGCGGGCTCGCCCCGGACGCCAACATCTACCCGCTCCTGGCGCAGGCGCCGTTCCCCGTGTTCGCCGCCAAGGAGGACACGTACACCACGGCCCGCCGGGTATCGGAGGTCCGGAGCGAGATCTGGTCCGGGCACCGCCGCAAAGTGGCCTCCGCCCTGGGCCTGTGGTCCCGGCGGGTTGATGAGACCGAGCTGGTGGAACGCCTTCACCTGCCGCGGGCTGAGCGGATGACGCCGCTGCGCTTCCTGCATGACCTTATCGAAAGGGCCCGCTCGCAGCGCCGGCACGTGGTTCTCCCCGAAGGCACGGACGTGCGGATCCTCCGGGCGGCGGAAATCCTGCACCGCCGCGACGTCTGCGACCTGACAGTCCTGGGCCCGGAACCTGACGTCCGCGAACTCGCCTCAGCGAACGGCATCGACCTCACCGGGATCAACATCGTGGACCCGGCCACCTCGGACCTGCGGCAGAAGTTCGCCGAAAAGTATGCCGAGCTGAGGGCACACAAGGGCGTGGACCTGGCGAAGGCGCTGGAAATCATGCAGGACGTCAGCTACTTCGGCACCATGATGGTCCAGCTGGGGGTGGTGGACGGGATGGTCTCGGGAGCGGCGCACACCACGGCGCACACCATCCGGCCCGCCCTGGAGTTCGTGAAGACCCGCCCCGGCGTGAAGATCGTGTCCTCGGTATTCCTGATGCTCATGCCGGACCGGGTGCTGGTGTACGGGGACTGCGCCGTGAATCCCGATCCCAACGTGGAGCAGCTGGCGGATATCGCCCTGGCCTCGGCTGAAACCGCGGAACAGTTCGGCGTGGAGCCGCGGGTGGCCATGCTGTCCTACTCAACGGGCGGTTCCGGCTCCGGCGAAGCCGTGGACGAGGTGCGGCAGGCAACCGAACTGGTGCGCCAGCGCCGCCCGGACCTCGCCGTCGAAGGGCCTATCCAGTACGACGCCGCGGTGGACGCCTCGATTGCGCAGTCCAAAATGCCGGGGTCCTCGGTGGCCGGGCAGGCCACGGTGTTCATCTTCCCAGACCTGAACACCGGCAACAACACGTACAAGGCGGTGCAGCAGAGCTCGGGCGCCGTGGCTGTGGGACCCGTGCTGCAGGGGCTGCGCAAGCCGGTCAACGACCTCTCGCGCGGCTGCACCGTCGAGGACATCGTGAACACGGTGGCCATCACTGCGATCCAGGCGCAGGCGCCCGCTTCCTGA